TTGTCCAAATACCCCATTGCATAACTCGCCTCAATGGCCGCCATCAGCATCTGCTGAGCAAAGCGACGCAAACCATTACCAGCGACCAAACCATCAATTTTGCTGGCCCGATCAGGCCAGAAGAATTTCAATACTTCCTTGGTTTCCTGCTCATCCAACACCAGATCATTATCCGACAACTCTGGAAATCCGACGATCACAGCGCCCATGTTATATCTGCCTTTTTATATTTATGCCAAATAAATATAGTAGGCTGCACGAGCATGGTGGTCAAGGTCGTGGCATAAGTAAGTTTGTCATGGCAGACGACGCTACTGGACAAATACGGACGGACGCAGACCGATAGTGGTGCCACCATTCAATTCTGTCCGACCATCAAGAATCTGTTTGGATTGGTGTTACAGCAGACGCGGTAGGTCAAGATTCCCGGCCAGAAAAGCTCAGGTGTGCTGCATCTGCTGGTGGATAGTACAGGCATCGAGATGCTAGGCAACGGCGAGTGGAAAACCAAGCCGCATGGCGCGGAATATCGCCAGCCATGGCACAAGGTGCATCTGGGCATCAATGCGGAAACCAAGATGCATGGCCTCAAACGGCAGGATGAAAAGGTGGTGGCCCGACGCTTCGATGGTCAAGTGGCGGAGCTGCAAGTGCGCGCCGCCCTCTTGAACCACTTCAGCATACTTGGCCACCCGTGCAAGGTACCTGTAGCGTAAATCCGTTTGGGAAATGGGAAGCTCGCTCTGTTCAAGATTTATTCTACAGAGCCCTTTGGCCTACCTTGCACGCTGGCACCGCAACATCACTTCCAGCTCACTCGTGAGAAATCATGTCTGCCGAATGGGTTGACCTGATAGCCGGTGATGCCTTGGCGAACCAGTACGCTGGCCACGGGGTGGGCCAGTGGCAGCCAGAGCGCCTGTTCGTGCACGATGCGCTGGGCAGCGTGGTACAGGCGGGTTCGCTGTTTGCTGTCCGAGGTGCGTTTGGCGTCAGCGATCAGCTTGTCCAGCTTTTCGTCACAGTAGCGGGCGAAGTTGGTGCCGGACTGCACGGCGGCGCAGCCGAATTGCGGGGTGTAGAAGTTGTCCGGGTCGCCATTGTCACCTGCCCAGCCCATGAACAGCAGGTCGTGTTCCCCGGCTTTGCCTCGTTTGATCAGCTCGCCCCATTCGATCACTTTGACCTCGGCCTTGATGCCGATCTTGGCCAGATCAGCCTGCAGCAGCTCCGCACCGGCCTTGGGGTTGGGGTTCAGCACGCTGCCGGTGGGTCGCACCCAGATGGTGGTGCTGAACCCATTGGCCAGACCTGCATCGGCCAGTAGCTTCCGCGCCTTGGCCAGATTCTGTGGATAGGGGGAGATTGTCTTGTCCACCCCCCAATTGGTGGCAGGCAGTGGCCCTGCTGCGCTTTGCCCGCTGTTGCCGAATACCATCGCCAGGTAGGCTTGCCGATCAAATGCGAGGTTGATGGCTTGTCTGACTTGTTGGTTGTCGAATGGCGGATGCTGGCTGTTCATGGCGACAAAGGCCGTCATGAAGGCGGGTGTCTCCAGCACTTGCAGTTGGGCCACTTGACGGGCTGCATCCACGTCTTGGGGTTTGGGTGAAATGGCGATCTGGCATTCGTTGGCTTTGAGTTTCTGCACCCGCACTGCTGAATCCGGGGTGATGGCGTAGATCAGCCGTTCCGCTTTGGGTGCGCCAGCGAAGTAGTGTGGGTTGGCGTCAAAGCGGATCACGCTGTCTTTATCGTGACGTTTGAAGACGAACGGCCCGGTGCCAATCGGCTTTTGGTTCAGTTGCTCGGGGGTGCCTGCTTTTTGCAGCTGTTCGGCGTACTCGGCTGAATAGATCGATGCGAAGCCCATGGTCAGTGAGGCCAGGAAGGTGGCCTCGGTGTAATTCAGCTCGAATCGGACTGTCTGTTGATCGATCTTGCGCACGGCTTTGATCAATTTGTCGAACTGCATGGAGCGTGCGTGCGGGTAGCCATTGGGTGCGGTCTTGAACCAAGGGTGCTCTGGATTCAGCATGCGTTCAAAGGTGAATACCACATCATCGGCAGTCAGCCCGCGCTTGGGTTTGAAATACTCCGTGGTGTGGAAGGCGACTTTGGGGCGCAAGGTGAAGGTGTAGGCCAATCCATCATCGCTCACCGACCATTTCTCAGCCAGCCCCGGCACGACCCGCCCGCTGGCCGCATCATATTCGACCAACCTGTTCATCAGCGGATCTGCCGAGGCATTGGTGGTCACCAGCGAGTTGTATTGCACGACATCGAACCCTTCCGGGCTGGCATCGGTACATACGGTCAAGGGCCTGGCCGTTGCCAACATGGGCAGCAGGATCAGTGGAATCAATAGCAGGCGCTGCATGGCAGGTCTCCTTATGTCATGTGGGCCGACAGCGTTGCCAAGCGGCAAGCCCTGGTCGGCATGGGGAAAGGGTATTCAATGAGAGGCAAGACTGACGTGGCCTAGCGCAGTGTGCCATAGCCCGGGCGGGTTGCGTCAATCGGGTGCAGTTTGCTCAGATGTTTTGCAGAGCCTGCCAGCTCAAGCCAAACTTCGCCAGGTACTTTCGCAGGCGGTCTGCATCATTTGGCTTATCTTTTTCAAGCCGCGATACGTTGAATAGCCAACGCCCCGCCTCAGACAAGGTTTTGCTTTGTCGGCAGACCCGAATGACGGCTTGCAACTGCATCCGATCAAATTGGTCGAGGGTTTCGGCAGCCTCTCCCAGTAGGCTGTCCAGCTCATCTGCCGGTGCCGCCAGCTGCCAGGTCTGGCGTAGCCTGCTGATCTCTTCGTTGACCACTGCATCGGTGATGCGGCCTGACTCAGC
This genomic interval from Chitinivorax tropicus contains the following:
- a CDS encoding ABC transporter substrate-binding protein, producing MQRLLLIPLILLPMLATARPLTVCTDASPEGFDVVQYNSLVTTNASADPLMNRLVEYDAASGRVVPGLAEKWSVSDDGLAYTFTLRPKVAFHTTEYFKPKRGLTADDVVFTFERMLNPEHPWFKTAPNGYPHARSMQFDKLIKAVRKIDQQTVRFELNYTEATFLASLTMGFASIYSAEYAEQLQKAGTPEQLNQKPIGTGPFVFKRHDKDSVIRFDANPHYFAGAPKAERLIYAITPDSAVRVQKLKANECQIAISPKPQDVDAARQVAQLQVLETPAFMTAFVAMNSQHPPFDNQQVRQAINLAFDRQAYLAMVFGNSGQSAAGPLPATNWGVDKTISPYPQNLAKARKLLADAGLANGFSTTIWVRPTGSVLNPNPKAGAELLQADLAKIGIKAEVKVIEWGELIKRGKAGEHDLLFMGWAGDNGDPDNFYTPQFGCAAVQSGTNFARYCDEKLDKLIADAKRTSDSKQRTRLYHAAQRIVHEQALWLPLAHPVASVLVRQGITGYQVNPFGRHDFSRVSWK